A segment of the Terriglobia bacterium genome:
GGGTAAGTGATCGCCGTGCGGCGTCCGATCGGGTCGTAAGCGTAGCTGATGGATACGCCGTCGAACCGGGTAATCCTGGTAAGCCGGTTCACCGCGTCATAAACATAAGCCGTGGTCCCGCGGCGGTCGGTGATGGAAACTCGGTTTCCGTCGGAGTCGAACGATTGCGACACGGAGCTACCATCCGGATATCGAATTCCGACCAGCCGGTTCAGGGCATCGTATGTGAACACGTTTGTCGCCTTATTGCCGTCGGTTACGCTGACGGCATTGCCTGCGGCATCGAATGTTTTCGAGGTCTGCCGGCCGAGCGGATCGGTAATTCGGATCAGTCGATTGGCGGCGTCGAACGTGTAGGAGCGGTTCTTCCCTCGGGCATTGGTATAAGTGATGCGGTTGTTATTTCCGTCAAATGCAAATTGCGTCTGCTGTCCCAATGCATCTGTGACTCGGACGAGATTGTGAACGCCGTCGTAAGTGTAGGCGGTGCTCTGGCCGTTCGCGTCCGTAATGCCGGTGATGTCGTGCATGGCGTCCCAATTGAAAACGGTGCGCAGTCCCAGGGGATCGGTTAGGACTACAAGGCGATCCAGGTTGTCGTATTGATATTTTGTGGTGCGTTGTAGCTGGTCGGCGGAGGATGTCAGGCGTCCCACATTATCGTAAATCATGGACCGGATTCTGCCGGCTCCATCAATGACTTGGGTGAGGTCCCCTACGGAATCCCACGTAAACTGTGTCGAATTGCCTGCAGCATCTCTAATGCCGATAGGTTGGCCAAAGCTATCGTATGCATAAATCGTGGTTCCCGCCGCATCCTGCGTCGTCTCGAGATTATTGTTTTGCAGATCGTAAGTCAGGACAGTTGTATGACCTGCGGGATCGGTGATTTGAGTGGGATTGCTGTTGATGTCGTATGTGACCTGAGTCGTGTTCCCGGCCGCATCCTTGATACTGGTAGCGTTGCCGGCGGCGTCCCAGGTCAACGTAGTGACATGACCATTCGCGTCTGTAATGCTGGTCCGGTTGTTGTTCGCGTCATATGCAAACGTCGTCTTGCCGCCTGTCCCGTCGATGGTCTGAACCAGCCGCAATGCCCCATCGTAAATATGCTGAAGCGTATTCCCGTTAGCGTCGGTGATCGTCGTAACTCTGGCTGCCGGCGTGTTATACGCGAATCGCGTGGTAGCGCCGACGCCGTTCACCTGTGCGGTGACACGTCCGGTGGCGTCGAAAGTGTTTTGAAGATACGTAATACTTCGCGGATCCACGGCTGCCGTCATTCGGTGCGCGCTGTCATAGGAGTATCGCGTGATGCCGCCCGCCGCGTCCGTCACGGAAGCAAGGTTGCCGTTCAGATCATAAGAGTAGTGAATGGCGCGGCCGCTCGGATCTGTTATGGAAGTGATCCGGTGGCTGGAATCGTATGCCAGCGTTACAGAGCGCCCGGTGACATAGGTGATGGAGGTCAGATCTCCGGCGCCGGACCGGGTCATGGTTTGCTGGTTTCCATTCCGATCTGTAACGGAAGTGAGCGCGCCTGAAGAAGAGAACGCGATCTTCGTCCGGTTCTTGCGGATGAGGATGAAGCCACTGCCGGTGTTCACAAGCGTGTCGTAACAGCCGGGTGTGGCCGCCGTGTAGCCTCCGACGGACGGGTTGAAGGTCAGAGTGCCGCCGGCAGCTTCCTTGACTGTTACAATTCCGGTGCCGGAATCGACCGTGAGTGAAATGTTGTAAGAGTGGCTCCAGCCGAAACCCAAGGAGCCGTTATAGGAATCAAAGCTGTTGTAGTAGCGATTGAAGACGAAGTTGAGGCCTCGAACGCGGAGAGAGAGATCGGTTTGCACGGAGTAATAATTGCCGGTTGCGGTATTCACCGGCTCGGCGAACGAGCCCGTTGGGTTGGTTGTTGTATTCGTGGGCCCGAATGTGCCCGGCGGCGGCGTCACCACGATCGTCAGCGCGCCGGTAACGATCTTGTTGCTGGCATCCGTCACGTTGATGGGAAACGGGTACGTGCCGGTGGCGGTGGGTATTCCCGAAATCGCTCCCGTATTGGTGTCGAGCGATAAACCGGGAGGAGTTCCAGCCCCCCAACCCCACAGGTACGGCGGTGTTCCATTCGCCGCCTGAAGTGTGGCGGAAGGGTACGGGCTGCCGAGGACTCCCGCTGGAAGCTGGGTCGTGATGATCCGCAGTCCAAGGATTGGAAAGCTGACGCTTGCGGAGGTCTGAGGGCCTACGGACACCGCCACCTGCGCGGTTTCCGCATTTGCAACCAGCGCAGCTGTTACATTGACCGCGATCTGTGTTGTAGAGACGCTGATGGGTATCAGAGTTGTCGGTTGATTCGAAGGACTGGTCCACAGCACGGTGGCGCCGACGCCGAAATTAGCCCCCTTGAGGGTCAGAGTAAATGCCGCCTGGCCACTGGATGCGGATGCTGGAGTCAATGAGGTGATGACGGGCGGCGCTGAAATGACATCTGGGGTACCCTCCAGCGTGAAGTAGGCGCTTGCTCCAGGCGCCAGCGCCGGCGTGAAGCTCACTGTCCCGGTGTTTCCATCGGCTGAGTTGAAAGATATACCTGGTCCCTCGTAATGAGTAGGACCGAAGGGGCATCCATTCGGTGTGGGCGGCGTGTCGCAGAGGCCATCTCCATCGAATACGAAAAGTCCGGCTCCCTGCAACGTAATAGACGAAACAGGTCCAGTCGAATTGTTCTGAACGCCTATGAGCGCATCCTCTCCGTCCCCGAATGCAGGCGCATTCGCATCAGTCAGCACGCTGACGCCGGAGTCGGACACAATAACCAATGCCTGACAACTGGTCGCCCCGCCAACGGCGGGACATTGCCTGAACGGCGCGGTCTGCGCCTTCAATATGTGTGAACTGACGCAAATCCACGCAGTTGCTGTGAATATAAGGGTGAGCGTTCTTATGCCAATGTCAGAACGGGCCATAAGGAGCCGAGAAGCATACTGAGAGGCGAAAATCTGTTCTGTAGTTCCACTTCCGCGTCAACTGTGGAAAGCTGCCTAGCTGGTACGGTTTCATAGACATCGTCTAGAGTAAGAATTGGCAGCATAAATGCGCGATAGCTCCGTGTCAATGTGGCTCTGAGACTTTTCAGATATGGAACAGCGCATACCGGCGAGATGGTTGCGGCGTAAACGCGCGGCGTGCAACGAGTGAGGGCAATGCTCCAATAACATCGGCAAAGCAAGGGCTGGCAAGACTAACCAGCCAAGGGCTGGCGCCCTTGATATCGGCGCAATGAAGCTACGGTTGCGCAGCTCTTGCGTTGTGAGTGATGAGTTTTGAGTGAAACCGGTTCCCGTCTTGACTCAAAACCGGGAACTCATAGCTCAGAACCCATAACGGCCTAAAGTAAACTTGACGCCGGACAAGAGGTCATCGGTC
Coding sequences within it:
- a CDS encoding RHS repeat-associated core domain-containing protein, giving the protein MSFTPALAPGASAYFTLEGTPDVISAPPVITSLTPASASSGQAAFTLTLKGANFGVGATVLWTSPSNQPTTLIPISVSTTQIAVNVTAALVANAETAQVAVSVGPQTSASVSFPILGLRIITTQLPAGVLGSPYPSATLQAANGTPPYLWGWGAGTPPGLSLDTNTGAISGIPTATGTYPFPINVTDASNKIVTGALTIVVTPPPGTFGPTNTTTNPTGSFAEPVNTATGNYYSVQTDLSLRVRGLNFVFNRYYNSFDSYNGSLGFGWSHSYNISLTVDSGTGIVTVKEAAGGTLTFNPSVGGYTAATPGCYDTLVNTGSGFILIRKNRTKIAFSSSGALTSVTDRNGNQQTMTRSGAGDLTSITYVTGRSVTLAYDSSHRITSITDPSGRAIHYSYDLNGNLASVTDAAGGITRYSYDSAHRMTAAVDPRSITYLQNTFDATGRVTAQVNGVGATTRFAYNTPAARVTTITDANGNTLQHIYDGALRLVQTIDGTGGKTTFAYDANNNRTSITDANGHVTTLTWDAAGNATSIKDAAGNTTQVTYDINSNPTQITDPAGHTTVLTYDLQNNNLETTQDAAGTTIYAYDSFGQPIGIRDAAGNSTQFTWDSVGDLTQVIDGAGRIRSMIYDNVGRLTSSADQLQRTTKYQYDNLDRLVVLTDPLGLRTVFNWDAMHDITGITDANGQSTAYTYDGVHNLVRVTDALGQQTQFAFDGNNNRITYTNARGKNRSYTFDAANRLIRITDPLGRQTSKTFDAAGNAVSVTDGNKATNVFTYDALNRLVGIRYPDGSSVSQSFDSDGNRVSITDRRGTTAYVYDAVNRLTRITRFDGVSISYAYDPIGRRTAITYPDGRSLLYQYDGASNVTQVTDWNNQITSYSYDQANKLVSVTMPGPLTSEFGYDVANRLTAVTTFTGTIPGQSVLSSFGYSLDNVGNRLQVSFSGPTAPFNQDLHSTTKYAYDALYRLTSVTNATGQTVQYDYDAVGNRIKVTSPAQSLFYTYDDADEMLTGGGNAYSYDGNGSMISKLTPAGATAYSWDSARRLVSVSGNGGSVQYDYDGDGNRLSQQVSAGTYSYITDPARVPSAVISEQGPDGPISYQYGRSLIGLSSASGTQYTGIDGIGSIVNVVNSSGALKGNYAYDAWGTLQTPADPLGTKEKYKWAGEAFDSATGLYYLRARYYDPTTGRFLSQDRVEGAPASPWDRNRYVYARNNPLGFRDPYGLSAEPIFPAWDPTAENSACLHVGSTPICGGGVNVGGTAYSNVGNFAVIGGAGVGNFVDSYGQKSSGAFVQGGAFAGNSSVVTPDEAGNVNAVSGTGVSFGLSTFLTNAHDVSDLSGKFDTYIFTTGIFEFQYARSGDIWVISGGIGLGAGEAHLTTNTPCTSAPNGCEPGLQ